A single Saccopteryx bilineata isolate mSacBil1 chromosome 7, mSacBil1_pri_phased_curated, whole genome shotgun sequence DNA region contains:
- the NKX6-2 gene encoding homeobox protein Nkx-6.2, which translates to MDANRPGAFVLSSAPLAALHNMAEMKTSLFPYALQGPAGFKAPALGGLGAQLPLGTPHGISDILGRPVGAAGGGLLGGLPRLNGLASSAGVYFGPAAAVARGYPKPLAELPGRPPIFWPGVVQGSPWRDPRLAGPAQAGGVLDKDGKKKHSRPTFSGQQIFALEKTFEQTKYLAGPERARLAYSLGMTESQVKVWFQNRRTKWRKRHAAEMASAKKKQDSDAEKLKVGGSDAEDDDEYNRPLDPNSDDEKITRLLKKHKPSNLALVSPCGGGGGAGDAL; encoded by the exons aTGGACGCTAACCGCCCGGGCGCGTTCGTGCTGAGCAGCGCGCCGCTGGCTGCGCTGCACAACATGGCCGAGATGAAGACGTCGCTGTTCCCGTACGCGCTGCAGGGCCCGGCCGGCTTCAAGGCTCCCGCCCTGGGCGGCCTGGGCGCGCAGCTGCCGCTGGGCACCCCGCACGGCATCAGCGACATCCTGGGGCGGCCCGTGGGCGCGGCGGGCGGCGGCCTCCTGGGCGGCCTGCCCCGTCTCAACGGGCTCGCCTCGTCGGCCGGTGTCTACTTCGGGCCCGCGGCCGCGGTGGCGCGCGGGTACCCCAAGCCGCTGGCCGAGCTGCCCGGACGCCCGCCCATCTTCTGGCCCGGCGTGGTGCAAGGCTCGCCCTGGAGGGACCCGCGGCTGGCCGGCCCGG CCCAGGCCGGCGGGGTCCTGGACAAGGATGGCAAGAAGAAGCACTCGCGGCCGACCTTCTCTGGGCAGCAGATCTTCGCGCTGGAGAAGACCTTCGAGCAGACCAAGTATCTGGCGGGCCCGGAGCGCGCGCGCCTCGCCTACTCCCTGGGCATGACTGAGAGCCAGGTCAAG GTGTGGTTCCAGAACCGCCGGACCAAGTGGCGCAAGCGGCACGCGGCGGAGATGGCGTCGGCCAAAAAGAAGCAGGATTCGGACGCCGAGAAGCTGAAGGTGGGCGGCTCGGACGCGGAGGACGATGACGAGTACAACCGACCTCTGGACCCCAACTCTGACGACGAGAAGATCACGCGGCTGCTCAAGAAGCACAAACCCTCGAACTTGGCGCTGGTCAGCCcatgcggcggcggcggcggcgcgggggACGCCTTGTGA